A stretch of Fusarium poae strain DAOMC 252244 chromosome 2, whole genome shotgun sequence DNA encodes these proteins:
- a CDS encoding hypothetical protein (TransMembrane:1 (i167-184o)), translated as MYSVPAKSPPKPSGRKGSKKVRTGCITCKIRKVKCDEAKPYCLRCIKTGRQCDGYRPSPNSSPEPMTLTPSQGFESPQEVHAYDHYRLRTAKVLSGAIDASFWGGVVLKMSTSEPAVRHAILAISSLHEAVETRGKTNREVDTRFAFREYGNAIASLRNWGQRNDPSLVPLLVCVLFICVAFLIDRDTAAQMHICQGRQILSTLSDGRSPSMEMIKHILVPIYARLSLSSFLFGSRPAPIPAHLRSWTDMPVMFSSLEEARYALYLMLDDTLQFTFAARGIIFDPDTDPQEIVRFQHEQQRLLSQLNRWHAAFTVITSMTPHSPSLENTLNVIRIYHQSTLIYISIALDTGEMRYDNYTSNFAAVISLASAILNSTPVNSKLEPFSFETEIIPPVYWTAIKCRHPLLRRAALKLLTRDQMRNRRENLWHAREAAVIAARSIEMEESEFDTTPIDPDLMMGSPRNIPSPSTLSEMSAEAEAIYEMLVNKDIKIKIDTSKPPSLPPPPVSFTDPTPEEFLSGSPFNLASSGSSPAPGQEHAPMTDSLPQLDVAALNSINLEPPFNIPDDRRIKNAIFGPAEMEGILVTFFRDPDPGEQQWKVTREFLRF; from the exons ATGTACTCTGTCCCAGCTAAGTCACCGCCCAAACCATCGGGTCGCAAGGGGAGCAAAAAAGTGCGGACTGGCTGCATTACCTGCAA AATTCGTAAAGTTAAATGCGATG AAGCCAAGCCTTATTGTCTACGATGTATCAAGACAGGTCGTCAATGCGACGGCTACCGTCCATCCCCCAACTCTTCACCAGAACCCATGACTCTAACCCCATCACAAGGGTTTGAATCTCCTCAAGAAGTTCACGCCTATGACCACTACCGTCTCCGTACCGCAAAGGTTCTCTCTGGTGCTATTGACGCGAGCTTCTGGGGCGGTGTGGTTCTCAAGATGAGTACCTCCGAACCAGCAGTGAGACACGCCATCCTCGCCATCAGCAGTCTACACGAAGCCGTAGAAACTCGAGGCAAAACTAATCGTGAAGTCGACACACGTTTTGCCTTTCGCGAGTATGGAAATGCGATTGCCTCACTACGGAATTGGGGTCAGAGGAATGATCCTTCTCTTGTACCCCTCCTTGTCTGCGTCTTGTTCATCTGCGTCGCGTTTCTCATTGATCGCGACACAGCTGCACAAATGCACATTTGTCAAGGCCGACAAATCCTCTCCACTCTTAGTGACGGCCGATCACCGTCCATGGAGATGATCAAGCATATCCTCGTGCCTATTTACGCTCGTCTAAGTCTCTCGAGTTTTCTCTTTGGTAGTCGTCCTGCGCCTATCCCAGCACATCTGCGAAGCTGGACAGACATGCCCGTCATGTTTAGCAGTCTCGAAGAAGCGCGGTACGCTTTGTACCTCATGCTTGACGACACATTGCAGTTTACTTTTGCTGCGCGTGGTATCATCTTTGATCCAGATACAGATCCCCAAGAGATTGTCCGTTTCCAGCATGAGCAACAACGACTTTTGTCACAGCTGAATCGATGGCACGCTGCTTTTACCGTCATCACATCAATGACACCACACTCTCCGTCTTTGGAAAACACACTCAATGTCATCCGAATCTATCACCAATCCACACTAATCTACATCTCCATCGCCTTGGACACGGGCGAGATGCGCTACGACAACTACACATCCAATTTCGCAGCCGTCATCTCACTAGCATCTGCAATCCTCAACTCAACACCCGTAAACTCCAAACTAGAACCCTTCAGCTTCGAAACAGAAATTATTCCTCCCGTTTACTGGACCGCCATCAAATGTCGCCATCCCCTCCTTCGTCGCGCCGCCCTGAAGCTTCTCACGCGAGACCAAATGCGCAATCGCAGAGAGAACCTCTGGCACGCCCGCGAAGCAGCCGTCATCGCAGCACGAAGTATTGAGATGGAAGAATCCGAATTTGACACCACGCCAATAGATCCGGATTTGATGATGGGCAGCCCAAGAAATATACCAAGTCCCAGCACACTCAGTGAAATGTCTGCCGAAGCAGAAGCCATATACGAGATGCTCGTCAACAAAGACATCAAGATAAAGATTGACACGTCCAAACCTCCGAGTCTACCTCCACCTCCGGTATCATTCACGGACCCGACACCCGAGGAGTTCTTGTCTGGGTCGCCGTTCAATCTAGCGTCCAGCGGATCGTCACCTGCTCCTGGACAAGAGCATGCACCAATGACTGATAGTTTACCACAACTTGATGTCGCTGCGCTCAATTCGATCAATCTCGAACCGCCGTTCAATATTCCGGATGATCGACGTATCAAGAATGCGATTTTTGGGCCTGCAGAGATGGAAGGGATTCTTGTCACGTTTTTCAGAGATCCTGATCCTGGAGAACAGCAGTGGAAGGTTACGAGAGAGTTTTTGAGGTTTTGA
- a CDS encoding hypothetical protein (TransMembrane:2 (i7-25o45-69i)), with translation MISFLTVARWVVKGLSCVLMAAIVLKMREYFGLENVVSRDDPSFNWAAVIVIVAGAIGGYLSLLIEVFFNGLSDSHV, from the exons ATGATCTCCTTCCTCACCGTTGCGAGATGGGTAGTCAAGGGGCTTTCATGCGTCCTTATGGCTGCGATCGTTCTCAAAATGCGAGAATACTTTGGCCTGGAAAACGTCGTTT CCCGAGACGACCCCAGTTTTAACTGGGCAGcggtcatcgtcatcgtggCGGGAGCGATCGGCGGCTATCTCAGTCTCCTGATTGAGGTGTTTTTCAATGGACTATCCGACAGTCACGTCTAA